Within the Solenopsis invicta isolate M01_SB chromosome 11, UNIL_Sinv_3.0, whole genome shotgun sequence genome, the region GTTCACTCATCAGCACAAACCGGACGAGCGTATCAGCTTCGAGGTGTTTCTTCCGATCTATCAGGCGATCAGCAAGTCTCGTACTTCCGACACGGCAGACGACTTCATTGAAGGCCTGCGTCATTTTGATAAGGATGGAAATGGTTTCATATCTTCCGCGGAATTGCGACACCTTTTGACGACACTCGGTATGCATTAATCCTTCAATCCCCAAGCAGAGCAAACCGTTTGCCCCAGAGATAAACAgtagaattataattgttttattataattataactttaaagattttatattgatataaataagaataaatgaataatagtattataattttcaacatcataaacatgttattatatgaaaatttgtttGAGGTCAGCTTTTTACTCCACATGGAAACTTAAAACTGGGAAATTAAAGAATCAGAGGAATTGAAAGATTAAACGCACTTTCCAAGAGCAAAGATACGCATGTACgcataacttttattatatgtacCATTGCAGGTGAAAAACTCAGCGACGAGGAAGTGGAAACGTTACTGGCGGGTCACGAAGATACACAGGGTAATATCAACTACGAAGATTTTGTCCGCCAAGTTATGTGCGGCTAAGCCTAATTACTTAAACGCACATAAGagagtattattattattattgtttactttGCCATTTATCCATCGAATCTGTTGAAGCGTTTTACGTTTGAAGTATCATATCATAGCATGTATACCTATATAGCGATTTATCTCGAAGGAGTCCTAACGTGAACACTATTTTATTACGTACTGTGGAAAAGGAAGGTTAGTCCCTTTTACGTAAGGGTCTAAATTAGTTAAACAATGGTAGGTAAAACAATCTAGCGCATTGTGCCTTGACGTATACTCCGATTTACGAGCATTTAGTGATATCGATAGTAAGACATACGCCTATTGTGCGATCTTCAGCGAAATATCTGAATTCCGCGGACattccaaaatttttgtaagataGACTTTGAGAAAACTGAAGATGTCTGGCCCTCGAGGGCGAGGCTGAGCATTTTCATTTATGCTGGCACTTAATGGCCACTTGtacttttcttcttctctcctcTTTATAGAGTTCAAGATATCTTCTGTGTAGTTGAAATTCATGTTCGAGGATCTTCCATCTACTGTTACACGCCTTGGAAAAAGTGTGCAAAGAGTAtccactttatttatttatgcatgAGCGTATTTATGTCTCCGAAATGCGCAAGAAAGGATTATtgtatattgcaataaataaaaaaacattactttaaGAATTCGTTATGCGAACTTCGTCAACTAAGTGCTTCTTATAAATAAAGCATACAGTTGTTGCAACGGTGCAATGTAATCGCATCAGTTGCGGAAGATCCTAGGTTTTCGCAAATGCCTTCCTTGACTCACCTTAGGTGAGTATTTCAAAATCAACGTCGATTCGACGATTAATATCCATTTTTaccaatataattattagatttaattgTAACTCTAGACATTGTATCtcatatttgaatatttttatagaagaagactgatatttttataattttaaattagttgGCTAGTTTAACTGGTACATTTGAATATATTAggatattttttctttagtgAAAAAGACAGTATTAATCAACAAAtcatctttaaataataacgCTCGAAAGTCCGTATACCAAGTAtcgtttatttttgaaaagtacgactataatatttttttcttcaaattctcAAAGTTTCTAGTTTTTGGAACACGGAATATTACTTAACAATAGCCGTCTTACCATCTTTAATTAGCTTAATTAgccaattaaatttcaaaataccaatttttaagttgcaaaatttaaaagtaattatattattttctttgttgattttctgtaaactatcatttatgtaaaatattcatttgatTAATGATtatgtaattgtttaattaatatttttaataaaaataaaaaattaggaatgatcagtttt harbors:
- the LOC105200423 gene encoding myosin-2 essential light chain isoform X1; the protein is MYGYSYQELANRMMSSMEEFQEAFQLFDSRGDGKIHVSQIGDALRALGQNPTESDVKKFTHQHKPDERISFEVFLPIYQAISKSRTSDTADDFIEGLRHFDKDGNGFISSAELRHLLTTLGEKLSDEEVETLLAGHEDTQGNINYEDFVRQVMCG
- the LOC105200423 gene encoding myosin-2 essential light chain isoform X2; protein product: MASYSEDQLAEFQEAFQLFDSRGDGKIHVSQIGDALRALGQNPTESDVKKFTHQHKPDERISFEVFLPIYQAISKSRTSDTADDFIEGLRHFDKDGNGFISSAELRHLLTTLGEKLSDEEVETLLAGHEDTQGNINYEDFVRQVMCG